A single region of the Streptomyces virginiae genome encodes:
- a CDS encoding CHAP domain-containing protein, translated as MSKPVRASLRRSVSFALTSAISVAALGVLGAAPASAATIGVTIASAARGETGSGPCAHGGYVGGPNQNSSCHNGRRTHAWCADFAGWAWAQAGVAGRGTLTDMANSFLDYGNKYGTRSNTPHVGDAVVYNMNDGTYVNDHVAIVTAVSGDSVTITGGNESNSVKTNTTTNWHVGQSPFGQVITAYISPLGSGEEGTPEAPAAPAVSPTVNLYGVGSDNRVYGNNADYSAGTWDGYNTVDGAQGFKQTTSIRVGDEVHVYAIGADDRIYEDRGNFKTGTWTGFQLVDGTQGFQQISVVATGNTVRLFALGADGRVYSNDGDYGQSNWGGFQLVDGTAGFKKITATATGNTVRLYAIGSDDRVYNNNGNYSTGSWSGYNVISATSGFKQVAATTTSEGTVRLYAIGSDDRVYNNNGNYSAGSWSGFSVVSGTAGFKQLAVTPAGKTVHLYAIGSDDRVYNANGDYTAGSWSSFSLIGTAAGFKQISATPGA; from the coding sequence ATGTCCAAGCCCGTCCGTGCCTCGCTGCGCCGCTCCGTCTCGTTCGCGCTCACCTCCGCGATCTCGGTCGCCGCGCTGGGCGTTCTTGGAGCGGCCCCGGCCAGCGCCGCCACGATCGGCGTGACCATCGCCTCGGCCGCGAGGGGCGAGACCGGAAGCGGGCCCTGCGCACACGGCGGATACGTTGGCGGCCCGAACCAGAACAGCAGCTGCCACAACGGCCGGCGCACGCACGCCTGGTGCGCCGACTTCGCCGGCTGGGCGTGGGCCCAGGCCGGGGTGGCCGGCCGGGGGACGCTGACCGACATGGCCAACAGCTTCCTCGACTACGGGAACAAGTACGGCACCCGGTCGAACACCCCGCACGTCGGCGACGCGGTCGTCTACAACATGAACGACGGCACCTACGTCAACGACCACGTCGCCATCGTCACCGCCGTCTCCGGCGACAGCGTCACCATCACGGGCGGCAACGAGAGCAACTCCGTCAAGACGAACACCACCACCAACTGGCACGTGGGCCAGTCCCCGTTCGGCCAGGTCATCACCGCCTACATCTCCCCGCTGGGCAGCGGCGAGGAGGGTACCCCGGAAGCCCCGGCGGCTCCTGCGGTCTCGCCGACGGTGAACCTGTACGGGGTCGGTTCGGACAACCGGGTGTACGGCAACAACGCCGATTACTCGGCGGGTACGTGGGACGGGTACAACACGGTCGACGGTGCGCAGGGCTTCAAGCAGACGACCTCGATCCGGGTGGGTGACGAGGTGCACGTCTACGCGATCGGTGCCGACGACCGGATCTACGAGGACCGCGGCAACTTCAAGACCGGCACGTGGACCGGGTTCCAGCTCGTCGACGGCACGCAGGGCTTCCAGCAGATCTCGGTCGTGGCGACCGGCAACACGGTCCGTCTCTTCGCCCTCGGCGCCGACGGCCGCGTCTACAGCAACGATGGGGACTACGGGCAGAGCAACTGGGGCGGCTTCCAGCTGGTGGACGGCACTGCCGGATTCAAGAAGATCACGGCCACCGCGACCGGGAACACCGTCCGGCTGTACGCCATCGGTTCGGACGACCGGGTCTACAACAACAACGGCAACTACTCCACCGGCTCGTGGAGCGGCTACAACGTGATCAGCGCAACCTCCGGGTTCAAGCAGGTCGCCGCGACGACGACGAGCGAGGGCACGGTCCGGCTGTACGCGATCGGTTCGGACGACCGGGTCTACAACAACAACGGCAACTACTCGGCCGGCTCGTGGAGCGGCTTCAGCGTGGTCAGCGGGACGGCCGGGTTCAAGCAGCTCGCCGTCACCCCCGCGGGCAAGACGGTGCACCTGTACGCGATCGGTTCGGACGACCGGGTCTACAACGCGAACGGCGACTACACCGCCGGCTCGTGGAGCTCCTTCTCCCTCATCGGCACGGCCGCCGGGTTCAAGCAGATCAGCGCCACCCCCGGAGCCTGA
- a CDS encoding ATP-binding protein, producing MDASPHTETAPPPTAPPQPATHTQANAPRIWWLPHHPESAGTARRIAGAALHTWNIDDDTIDQALLVVSELVTNALEHALPPLALHLHQAEDDGTLHIEVDDGGPTDNHGTWATSCAPEERGRGVAIITLLASAHGTRILAHTVTYWAILPAAR from the coding sequence ATGGACGCCAGCCCCCACACCGAAACAGCACCTCCCCCCACCGCTCCGCCACAGCCCGCCACCCACACACAGGCCAACGCCCCCCGCATCTGGTGGCTGCCCCACCACCCCGAGTCCGCCGGCACCGCACGCCGCATCGCCGGCGCCGCACTCCACACATGGAACATCGACGACGACACCATCGACCAAGCACTCCTCGTCGTCTCCGAACTCGTCACCAACGCCCTCGAACACGCCCTACCTCCCCTCGCCCTCCACCTGCACCAGGCCGAAGACGACGGCACCCTGCACATCGAAGTCGACGACGGCGGCCCCACCGACAACCACGGCACCTGGGCCACAAGCTGCGCACCGGAAGAACGCGGCCGCGGGGTGGCCATCATCACCCTGCTGGCAAGCGCCCACGGCACCCGCATCCTGGCGCACACCGTCACCTACTGGGCCATCCTCCCGGCTGCCAGGTGA
- a CDS encoding GDSL-type esterase/lipase family protein, translated as MHRLGILTSATALLAAAVAVPVLGAVPTSATPSTPVVRVMPLGDSITYGQGSSYESGYRLPLNELAAKQSRYSLDFVGSLEHGALPDSAHEGHAGYTIERIRAGANRWLAAAQPDVVLLHAGINDLNQGTDPGQAADQASALVDQIFAARPGVTIVMEGLVPTTPGWNYQDLSQPVAQYNQRLKQLEQEKQHAGKRFRFVDAPALTPTNRADATHPAQMSDGLHPNDAGYAQLAQAFFTPLDEAYSAHWFTGGPARPDQPRLKNTVHFGRIAPNGDLFNSEGDFAAGGWSGWSHQGAAQLKEVTSAGTGPVNRVFAIGSDNKIYENDGDYASGKWSGWFAPAINNSATFTALAASSYGNTVHLVAIGSDGHLYNTDGDYTAGKWNGWSDHGGTNLKHVTSATTADQVNHVFATDATGQVLEVDADYAAGAWGSWRVAGPTGGFKALDVTASATENTVHLGAISLTGQYFNTDGDFDRGGVWNGWSNMGGDNLKRVTSAAANGVNHVFATTKTNRLIERDGNYNTGTWNAWAEAAGGADATSATASFTS; from the coding sequence GTGCACCGCCTCGGCATCCTGACCAGCGCCACCGCTCTCCTCGCCGCGGCGGTCGCCGTCCCGGTTCTGGGGGCAGTTCCCACGTCCGCCACACCCTCGACACCCGTGGTCCGCGTCATGCCCCTCGGTGACTCGATCACCTACGGCCAGGGCAGCTCCTACGAATCGGGCTACCGCTTGCCGCTGAACGAACTCGCCGCCAAGCAGTCCCGCTACTCGCTCGACTTCGTCGGGTCACTGGAACACGGAGCACTGCCGGACTCCGCTCACGAGGGACACGCCGGCTACACCATCGAGCGCATACGTGCCGGCGCGAACCGCTGGCTAGCAGCCGCACAACCCGACGTCGTACTGCTCCACGCCGGGATCAACGATCTCAATCAGGGAACGGATCCAGGACAGGCCGCAGACCAGGCCTCTGCCCTCGTCGACCAGATCTTCGCGGCCCGGCCCGGAGTCACCATCGTCATGGAAGGCCTCGTTCCGACAACCCCCGGATGGAACTACCAGGACCTGTCCCAGCCCGTAGCGCAGTACAACCAGCGACTCAAGCAGCTGGAACAGGAGAAGCAGCACGCCGGCAAACGTTTCCGGTTCGTCGACGCACCCGCACTGACACCGACCAACCGGGCGGACGCCACCCATCCCGCGCAGATGTCCGACGGTCTGCACCCCAACGACGCCGGCTACGCCCAACTGGCCCAAGCTTTCTTCACCCCGTTGGACGAGGCCTACTCGGCACACTGGTTCACCGGCGGCCCGGCCCGGCCGGACCAGCCCCGGCTCAAGAACACGGTGCACTTTGGGCGGATCGCGCCGAACGGGGATCTGTTCAACTCCGAGGGTGATTTCGCGGCGGGCGGGTGGAGTGGCTGGAGCCACCAGGGGGCCGCGCAGCTCAAGGAGGTCACCAGTGCGGGCACGGGGCCGGTGAACCGGGTGTTCGCGATCGGCAGTGACAACAAGATCTACGAGAACGACGGCGATTACGCGTCCGGGAAATGGTCGGGCTGGTTCGCACCCGCCATCAACAACTCCGCCACCTTCACCGCACTGGCGGCGTCCTCCTACGGCAACACCGTTCACCTCGTGGCCATCGGCTCGGACGGACACCTCTACAACACCGACGGCGACTACACGGCCGGAAAGTGGAACGGGTGGAGCGATCACGGAGGTACGAACCTCAAGCACGTGACCAGTGCCACCACCGCCGATCAGGTCAATCACGTCTTCGCCACCGACGCCACGGGCCAGGTCCTCGAAGTCGACGCCGACTATGCCGCCGGCGCGTGGGGCAGCTGGCGCGTCGCCGGCCCCACTGGCGGATTCAAAGCCCTCGATGTCACCGCCTCAGCGACTGAAAACACGGTCCACCTCGGCGCCATCAGCCTGACCGGCCAGTACTTCAACACCGACGGTGACTTCGACCGAGGCGGTGTCTGGAACGGCTGGAGCAACATGGGCGGCGACAACCTGAAGCGCGTCACCAGCGCCGCTGCGAACGGTGTTAACCACGTCTTCGCGACCACCAAAACCAACCGCCTCATCGAACGCGACGGCAACTACAACACCGGCACCTGGAACGCCTGGGCCGAAGCCGCGGGCGGCGCCGACGCCACGTCCGCCACCGCCAGCTTCACCAGCTGA
- a CDS encoding ornithine cyclodeaminase family protein: MNLPVFDLTDIERTVTSRQVLDTVQDGLIAHAEGRTSVPPPLHMAFPEADGDCHVKAGLITGAPNFTVKIATGFYSNSALGIPSNHGLVCVVSARTGQIRAVLDDRGLLTAWRTAAAGALITHAMSRPDATTLAVFGTGEQARLQATWLAELRTVTTVLVHGRTLHRTNALCEQLHRHGLNARPAAAQDAAAADMIITTTAATTPVLDATHVRQGAHVTGIGTDMPHKNELPPELFHRAQVIATDDHAQCIDHGDFGHAVRAGATAQDSDIAAGELLKTPLDRPGAAITVADLTGVGALDAALASTVLDQLLR; this comes from the coding sequence ATGAACCTCCCCGTTTTCGACCTGACCGACATCGAGCGGACGGTCACCTCGCGACAGGTCCTGGACACCGTCCAGGACGGGCTGATCGCCCACGCCGAAGGCCGTACCAGCGTGCCGCCCCCGCTGCACATGGCCTTCCCCGAAGCCGACGGCGACTGCCACGTGAAAGCCGGCCTGATCACCGGCGCCCCCAACTTCACCGTCAAGATCGCCACCGGCTTCTACAGCAACTCCGCCCTCGGCATCCCCTCCAACCACGGCCTGGTCTGCGTCGTCAGCGCCCGCACCGGACAGATACGCGCAGTCCTCGACGACCGCGGCCTGCTGACAGCCTGGCGCACCGCGGCAGCGGGCGCCCTGATCACCCACGCCATGTCCCGCCCCGACGCCACGACCCTGGCCGTCTTCGGCACCGGCGAACAAGCCCGCCTCCAAGCCACCTGGCTCGCCGAACTCCGCACCGTCACCACCGTGCTCGTCCACGGCCGCACCCTGCACAGAACCAACGCCCTGTGCGAACAGCTCCACCGACACGGACTCAACGCCCGGCCCGCAGCGGCCCAGGACGCCGCCGCCGCCGACATGATCATCACCACCACCGCGGCCACAACCCCCGTTCTGGACGCCACCCACGTACGCCAAGGCGCACACGTGACGGGCATCGGCACAGACATGCCGCACAAGAACGAGCTCCCGCCCGAGCTCTTCCACCGCGCACAGGTCATCGCGACCGACGACCACGCCCAGTGCATCGACCACGGAGACTTCGGCCACGCCGTCCGTGCCGGGGCCACCGCCCAGGACAGCGACATCGCGGCGGGCGAACTCCTCAAAACACCCCTCGACCGCCCCGGGGCAGCCATCACGGTCGCCGACCTCACCGGCGTGGGCGCACTCGACGCGGCGCTCGCCTCAACCGTCCTCGACCAGCTCCTGCGCTGA
- a CDS encoding cold-shock protein, whose amino-acid sequence MATGTVKWFNSEKGFGFIQQDDGGPDVFVHFSAIQTTGFKELAEGASVEYDVTQGPKGPQAENVTPLR is encoded by the coding sequence ATGGCAACAGGCACCGTGAAGTGGTTCAACTCGGAGAAGGGCTTCGGCTTCATCCAGCAGGACGACGGCGGACCCGACGTCTTCGTCCACTTCTCCGCCATCCAGACCACCGGCTTCAAAGAACTCGCCGAAGGCGCCTCCGTCGAGTACGACGTCACCCAAGGCCCCAAGGGACCCCAGGCCGAAAACGTGACACCGCTCCGCTGA
- a CDS encoding LuxR C-terminal-related transcriptional regulator encodes MLTALGLDTVAEAVYRAMLADPTGGVAELVARVGRTEEEVRDALDTLSELALVRPSAEREGGLRAVSPDIGMEVLMARQQAELAAQQLRLESSRSVAAQLIAEYADIRPAATTPGVEQLIGIDAIRDTLVRLTRDVATEVMAFLPGGAQPLEQLDASRPLDEELLGRGVRMRSVYLSSVRNDQNTVDYANWLARLGGQVRTVPSLPTRMIITDRATAVIPVNSEDSGAAAVVLTGHGTLTALCALFETVWGGAQALGEAVVRDGHGLSPQESATVDLLAQGHTDEAIAKRLGVSQRTARRIATDLMSRLNARSRFEAGVRAVQQGWLPSDPG; translated from the coding sequence ATGCTGACCGCATTGGGACTCGACACGGTGGCGGAGGCGGTCTACCGCGCGATGCTGGCTGATCCGACGGGCGGCGTCGCCGAACTCGTCGCGCGGGTGGGCAGGACCGAGGAGGAGGTGCGGGACGCTCTCGACACGTTGAGTGAACTGGCCCTCGTACGGCCGTCGGCAGAACGGGAGGGGGGCCTGCGGGCCGTCTCTCCGGACATTGGCATGGAGGTCCTGATGGCCCGCCAGCAGGCCGAGCTGGCGGCGCAGCAGCTGCGCCTGGAATCGTCGCGGAGTGTGGCTGCACAGCTGATCGCCGAGTACGCCGACATCCGGCCGGCGGCAACCACTCCAGGGGTCGAACAACTCATCGGCATAGACGCGATTCGCGACACGCTCGTCCGACTGACGCGTGACGTCGCCACGGAGGTCATGGCCTTCCTGCCGGGCGGCGCCCAGCCGTTGGAACAGCTCGACGCATCGCGTCCGCTGGACGAGGAGCTGCTGGGCCGGGGGGTGCGGATGCGCAGCGTCTATTTGAGCAGCGTCCGCAACGACCAGAACACGGTCGACTATGCGAACTGGCTGGCCCGGCTCGGCGGCCAGGTGCGTACGGTCCCGTCCCTGCCCACCCGAATGATCATCACCGACCGTGCGACCGCAGTCATCCCGGTCAACAGCGAGGACTCGGGTGCCGCAGCGGTCGTGCTGACAGGCCACGGCACCCTCACCGCACTGTGCGCACTCTTCGAGACCGTCTGGGGAGGGGCACAGGCACTGGGTGAGGCAGTCGTGCGGGACGGGCACGGCCTGAGCCCGCAGGAGTCGGCCACGGTCGACCTCCTCGCCCAAGGACACACGGATGAGGCGATCGCCAAACGGCTCGGTGTCTCCCAGCGCACCGCGCGGCGGATCGCGACGGACTTGATGAGCCGGCTCAACGCACGCAGCCGTTTCGAGGCGGGTGTCCGCGCGGTCCAGCAGGGCTGGCTGCCCTCGGACCCCGGCTGA
- a CDS encoding aminotransferase class I/II-fold pyridoxal phosphate-dependent enzyme, whose amino-acid sequence MTRLPDFRLETYFSRWEFTARHHLTASDVQTMTLGELLALADDKDRDAFENLPLGYTETFGDPALREVIAQTYEHAGADDVICFAGAEEALYLAMNVLLGAGDHAVVVTPNYQAAETVPMALCEVTGVALDPDRDWALDLDEVAAAIRPNTRVVSVNFPNNPTGKIIDAADFTALARLCDERDIHLFSDEVYRGLEYDPARILPQAADLSERALSLNVTSKSLGLPGLRIGWITCRDRELRSRLERAKHYTTICNSAPSEVLARIALKARATLLDRNRARIAANLPAFEAFFAEFADDFEWQAPDGGCVAYPRYLGAEGVEEFCTRLVEEAGVLLLPASIYHSELTATPADRFRIGIGRRDPEEGLAAFASWMRARR is encoded by the coding sequence ATGACCCGGCTGCCCGATTTCCGCCTGGAGACGTACTTCTCGCGGTGGGAGTTCACCGCCCGCCATCACCTGACCGCCTCCGACGTGCAGACCATGACGCTCGGCGAGCTCCTCGCGCTGGCCGACGACAAGGACCGGGACGCCTTCGAGAACCTGCCCCTGGGCTACACCGAGACGTTCGGCGACCCGGCACTCCGGGAAGTGATCGCGCAGACGTACGAGCACGCCGGCGCCGACGACGTCATCTGCTTCGCCGGTGCCGAGGAAGCCCTCTACCTGGCCATGAACGTCCTCCTCGGCGCGGGCGACCACGCGGTGGTGGTGACCCCGAACTACCAGGCCGCCGAGACCGTGCCGATGGCACTGTGCGAGGTCACCGGGGTGGCCCTCGACCCGGACCGGGACTGGGCCCTGGACCTCGACGAGGTCGCCGCGGCGATACGGCCCAACACCCGGGTCGTCTCGGTGAACTTCCCCAACAATCCGACCGGCAAGATCATCGACGCGGCCGACTTCACCGCGCTCGCCCGGCTGTGCGACGAGCGGGACATCCACCTGTTCAGCGACGAGGTCTACCGAGGCCTCGAATACGACCCGGCACGCATCCTGCCCCAGGCCGCCGACCTCTCCGAGCGCGCACTGTCCCTGAACGTGACCTCCAAGTCCCTGGGACTGCCAGGCCTCCGGATCGGCTGGATCACCTGCCGCGACCGCGAGCTGCGCTCCCGTCTGGAGCGCGCCAAGCACTACACGACCATCTGCAACTCCGCGCCCAGCGAGGTCCTGGCCCGCATCGCGCTGAAGGCCCGCGCCACGCTCCTGGACCGCAACCGGGCCCGGATCGCGGCGAACCTGCCCGCGTTCGAGGCGTTCTTCGCCGAGTTCGCGGACGACTTCGAGTGGCAGGCCCCGGACGGCGGATGCGTCGCCTATCCCCGCTACCTCGGCGCCGAGGGGGTGGAGGAGTTCTGCACCCGTCTGGTGGAGGAAGCCGGTGTTCTGCTGCTGCCCGCGAGCATCTACCACTCCGAACTCACCGCCACCCCCGCCGACCGGTTCCGCATCGGCATCGGCCGACGCGACCCGGAAGAAGGCCTGGCCGCCTTCGCCTCATGGATGCGGGCCCGCCGATGA
- a CDS encoding helix-turn-helix transcriptional regulator produces MSGTEAGRDPRLRMWGPVCQAVALLLGPYAEVVLHDPETDRVLQIWNPMTTRRAGDPSLLGELDALAPSAQDVYGPYPKMLVDGRRLSSVSAVLRDAQDRPSAVLCINLDRTPLEQAAAVLSAFGAPVVERPEPLFEEDWSERIQHVIGSYVRETGRPVERMTRQDRLAVLGRLDEARVFAVRRAAPVVAGALRVSRSTVYGLLAELRTPSTKD; encoded by the coding sequence ATGAGTGGAACAGAAGCCGGCCGCGATCCTCGTCTTCGGATGTGGGGACCGGTGTGCCAGGCCGTCGCACTGCTGCTCGGCCCGTATGCCGAGGTGGTCCTGCACGATCCGGAAACCGACCGGGTGCTTCAGATCTGGAACCCGATGACCACCCGCCGGGCGGGAGATCCTTCGCTGCTCGGCGAGCTGGACGCGCTCGCCCCGTCGGCTCAGGACGTGTACGGGCCGTACCCGAAGATGCTGGTGGACGGCCGGCGCCTGTCTTCGGTCAGCGCGGTCCTGCGGGATGCGCAGGACCGGCCGTCGGCGGTCCTGTGCATCAACCTCGACCGCACCCCGCTGGAACAGGCCGCGGCGGTCCTGTCCGCCTTCGGCGCCCCGGTCGTTGAGCGACCCGAGCCCTTGTTCGAGGAGGACTGGTCCGAGCGCATCCAGCATGTGATCGGCTCCTACGTCCGTGAGACGGGCCGCCCCGTCGAACGCATGACCCGCCAGGACCGCCTGGCCGTCCTCGGCCGCCTGGACGAGGCCCGGGTGTTCGCGGTGCGCCGCGCCGCCCCGGTCGTCGCCGGGGCGCTGCGGGTGTCCCGGTCCACCGTCTACGGCCTGCTGGCCGAGCTCAGAACACCCAGCACAAAGGACTGA